Proteins encoded together in one Larus michahellis chromosome 4, bLarMic1.1, whole genome shotgun sequence window:
- the INF2 gene encoding inverted formin-2 isoform X1, producing the protein MSIKKEGAHKKWAALKEKLGPQETDQSEANLENAEPELCIRLLQMPSVVNYSGLKKRLENSDDAWMVQFLELCGLDLLLEALDRLSGRGVARISDALLQLTCINCVRAVMNSHKGIEYIVSNEGYVRKLFQALDTTNVMVKKQVFELLAALCIYSSDGHALALDALDHYKSVKNQQYRFSVIMNELSNTDNVPYMVTLLSAINAIILGKEELRTRTQIRNEFIGLQLLDVLDKLRDIEEEDLLIQCDTFEEFKIEDDEELLKICDGINMNDHHEVFSSLFNKVSRSPVSIQLLSILQSLLHLEPSHQSSLLLWESLDAVVNRALLLANDIQGNTVEEVIERLLSIKKHPNKQKRAENRLSGSANEGVQAEREPCARAARSPAGSSNPSNTPAPPSGPPANEKKISSSQLTACSASPETSNPPPNTAPAPAPPPPPPPPPPSGTAAVTPTSTSPMMNAPPAPPLLGVPPPPPPLPGMGGIPPPPPLLPSMVGIPPPPPPLPGMGGIPPPPPPLPGMGGIPPPPPPLPGMGGIPPPPPPLPGMGGIPPPPPPLPGMGGIPPPPPPLPGMGGIPPPPPLMPGTAGDHIEAVVASQFSCPLGLGRPPPKTVKTPTLRMKKLNWQKLPSNVVRESHSMWASVSSSSEETIEPNYTSIEQLFCFPQPTPKEKTAAPVKAEPKEITFLDSKKSLNLNIFLKQFKCSNEEVAAMVQNGDRAKFDVEVLKQLLKLLPEKHEIENLKAFKEEKSKLANADQFYLLLLQIPSYQLRIECMLICEETTVVLDMIQPKAETIQRACEDLLNSHRLPLFCQLILKVGNFLNYGSHTGNADGFKISTLLKLTETKANQTRITLLHHILEEVENSHTDLLELPKDLEYVSKAAGINLDIIRTESSTNLKKLLELQKKVLSSNDNVKQQYEKPIQDSIDASRKLEEEFENIERKREELANYLCEDPSKLSLEDIFSTMKTFRDLFIRALKENKDRKEQAAKAEKRKKQLEEEEGKRQKGENGKVIKKGVVKQEEVCVIDALLADIRKGFTLRKTKNRHESDAIPKTLPAENPEDSQSGKIFKDPQAAGKQINDKTKQNDDGRPSESIPLSTTAPVETGGDVTNASASNQALSKNNAGGNLPPESRTESPLVSLVEADGASQPMPGAGMKQADSWVSLQPSTKSGSIAFSTANLGSGIRFVSSSSGTAPIDQVNGSILEGQEKECPDVSESYSLMQEPETRLSETRIDPGSVQSAPCDEAHRAESKEMVKENEDPGTDSLLDTSQEKSFSEEPATDSSCSATLPPGQTHTDREKQRPSGKRRKKKRHSKSYSAEVETDTGDNKTKKVCVTQ; encoded by the exons ATGTCAATCAAAAAGGAAGGTGCCCACAAGAAGTGGGCTGCCCTGAAGGAAAAACTTGGACCCCAGGAGACCGACCAGTCAGAGGCCAACCTGGAAAATGCAGAGCCGGAGCTATGCATCCGTCTCCTGCAAATGCCATCGGTAGTGAACTACTCTGGGCTGAAGAAGCGGCTGGAGAACAGCGATGATGCATGGATGGTCCAATTCCTGGAGCTGTGTGGGCTGGACCTCCTCCTGGAGGCCCTGGACAGGTTGTCTGGGCGAGGAGTGGCCAGGATTTCTGACGCCTTGCTTCAGCTCACCTGCATTAACTGTGTGCGAGCCGTCATGAACTCCCACAAAGGCATTGAATACATTGTGAGCAACGAGGGCTACGTCAGAAAACTCTTCCAAG cactTGACACAACTAATGTCATGGTCAAAAAGCAAGTCTTTGAGCTCCTGGCTGCACTGTGCATTTACTCATCAGATGGCCACGCTTTGGCTTTGGATGCTCTGGACCATTACAAG AGTGTGAAGAACCAGCAGTATCGATTCAGCGTCATAATGAATGAGCTCTCCAATACAGATAATGTGCCATACATGGTGACACTGCTGAGTGCTATCAATGCCATCATACTGGGGAAAGAAGAGCTAAGAACAAGGACACAGATCAGGAATGAGTTCATAG GGCTTCAGCTGTTGGATGTTTTAGACAAGCTAAG AGACATAGAGGAGGAGGATCTTCTTATCCAGTGTGATACATTTGAGGAGTTCAAGATAGAAGATGATGAGGAATTGTTAAAGATATGTGATGGCATAAACATGAATGATCATCATGAGGTCTTTTCATCTCTCTTCAATAAA GTGAGCCGCTCTCCGGTCTCCATCCAGCTGCTGTCCATCCTTCAGAGCCTGCTGCACTTGGAACCATCTCAtcagtccagcctcctgctgtggGAGTCCTTGGACGCGGTAGTGAACAGAGCCCTTTTGCTCGCAAATGACA TCCAAGGAAACACAGTTGAAGAAGTCATTGAGAGGCTGCTATCTATCAAGAAACATCCAAACAAGCAAAAGCGAGCTGAAAACCGGCTCTCCGGGAGTGCGAATGAAGGCGTGCAGGCTGAGCGAGAACCATGTGCACGTGCAGCTCGGAGCCCAGCGGGATCATCAAACCCCTCCAACACACCAGCACCTCCCTCAGGGCCACCCGCCAATGAAAAGAAGATCTCATCCTCCCAGCTTACAGCCTGCTCTGCTTCGCCAGAGACATCTAACCCTCCACCCAacactgctcctgccccagcacccccgcctccaccacctccacccccaccctcTGGCACAGCAGCGGTGACCCCCACGTCCACATCCCCCATGATGAAtgcacctccagcccctccactCCTTGGcgtccctccacccccacccccattgCCTGGCATGGGGGGcatccctccccctccacccctgttGCCCAGCATGGTGGGtatccctccccctccccccccattgCCTGGCATGGGTGGCATCCCACCCCCTCCACCACCATTGCCTGGCATGGGTGgcatccctccacccccacccccattgCCTGGCATGGGGGGCatcccaccccctccacccccattgCCTGGCATGGGTGgcatccctccacccccacccccattgCCTGGCATGGGGGGcatccctccccctccacccccattgCCTGGCATGGGTggcatccctccccctccccctctaaTGCCTGGCACGGCAGGAGATCATATAGAAGCCGTGGTGGCCTCCCAGTTCAGCTGCCCTCTTGGCTTGGGCAGGCCTCCCCCCAAGACAGTGAAGACGCCAACACTGAGAATGAAGAAGCTGAACTGGCAGAAGCTGCCCTCCAACGTGGTGAGAG AAAGTCACTCAATGTGGGCTTCagtgagcagcagcagcgaggaaACTATAGAGCCCAATTACACAAGCATAGAGCAGCTGTTTTGCTTTCCACAACCAACCCCCAAGGAGAAAACGGCCGCACCAGTGAAGGCAGAACCAAAGGAG atCACATTTTTGGACTCCAAGAAAAGTCTCAATTTGAACATATTTTTGAAGCAATTTAAATG ctccaACGAAGAGGTGGCTGCCATGGTCCAGAATGGGGACCGGGCCAAGTTCGACGTTGAGGTTCTGAAGCAGTTGCTgaagctgctgcctgaaaagcaTGAG atAGAAAACCTGAAGGCCTTCAAAGAAGAGAAATCAAAGCTAGCAAATGCAGATCAGTTTTATCTTCTCCTCCTTCAGATTCCCAG CTACCAGCTGCGCATTGAATGTATGCTGATCTGTGAAGAGACCACCGTTGTGCTGGACATGATTCAGCCGAAAGCCGAAACCATCCAGAGAGCCTGCGAAG atcttCTGAACAGTCATCGCCTGCCGCTCTTTTGTCAACTGATTCTCAAAGTTGGAAACTTTCTGAACTAT gGAAGTCACACGGGCAACGCCGATGGGTTTAAAATCAGCACTTTACTCAAACTAAcagaaaccaaagcaaaccaaacccgCATTACGCTGCTTCACCATATTCTGGAG GAAGTAGAAAACAGCCACACGGACCTACTGGAACTGCCAAAGGATCTTGAATATGTTTCAAAAGCAGCAGG AATTAATCTTGATATTATACGCACGGAGTCCAGTACCAATTTAAAGAAGTTGCTGGAGCTTCAGAAAAAAGTCTTATCATCAAATGACAATGTGAAACAACAATACGAGAAACCTATCCAG GATAGCATTGATGCCTCCAGAAAGCTGGAAGAAGAATTTGAAAACattgaaaggaagagagaagaactTGCAAATTATCTCTGTGAAGACCCAAGCAAGTTGTCCTTAGAGGACATATTTAGCACCATGAAGACCTTCAGAGATCTCTTCATCCGAGCCCTGAAG GAAAACAAGGACAGAAAGGAGCAAGCTGCcaaagcagagaagaggaagaaacagctggaagaggaagaggggaagagacagaagggagaaaatggaaaagtca TTAAGAAGGGGGTGGTGAAGCAGGAGGAGGTGTGCGTCATCGATGCGCTGCTGGCCGACATAAGGAAAGGGTTCACGCtgagaaagacaaagaacagaCACGAGTCGGATGCAATTCCTAAAACCTTGCCTGCGGAGAATCCAGAGGACAGCCAGTCTG gaaaaatctttaaGGATCcacaagcagcaggaaagcagatCAATGATAAGACCAAGCAAAATGACGACGGACGTCCCTCAGAAAGCATTCCCCTCTCAACCACCGCCCCAGTGGAGACAGGTGGAGATGTTACAAATGCCTCGGCTTCAAACCAGGCATTATCTAAAAACAATGCTGGAGGAAATTTGCCACCAGAGTCACGGACGGAAAGCCCCTTGGTAAGCTTGGTGGAGGCTGACGGGGCCAGTCAGCCCATGCCAGGTGCCGGGATGAAGCAGGCAGACAGCTGGGTGAGCCTCCAGCCAAGCACAAAGAGCGGCTCCATTGCCTTCTCTACTGCTAACTTAGGCTCGGGGATAAGGTTTGTGAGCAGCAGTTCAGGCACTGCTCCAATAGACCAAGTCAATGGGTCCATCTTGGAAGGCCAGGAGAAGGAATGCCCAGATGTCTCAGAGAGCTACAGTCTGATGCAGGAGCCAGAAACCCGTCTGAGCGAGACCAGAATCGACCCTGGCAGTGTTCAGTCCGCTCCCTGCGATGAGGCTCATCGGGCAGAGTCGAAAGAGATGGTGAAGGAAAATGAAGACCCTGGTACAGACTCACTGTTGGACACCTCTCAAGAGAAGTCCTTCTCGGAGGAGCCAGCCACCGACTCTTCTTGTTCGGCAACCCTCCCCCCAGGACAAACTCACACCGACAGGGAAAAGCAGAGGCCATCTGGGAAacggaggaagaagaagagacaCAGCAAAAGCTACTCAG
- the INF2 gene encoding inverted formin-2 isoform X4, which translates to MSIKKEGAHKKWAALKEKLGPQETDQSEANLENAEPELCIRLLQMPSVVNYSGLKKRLENSDDAWMVQFLELCGLDLLLEALDRLSGRGVARISDALLQLTCINCVRAVMNSHKGIEYIVSNEGYVRKLFQALDTTNVMVKKQVFELLAALCIYSSDGHALALDALDHYKSVKNQQYRFSVIMNELSNTDNVPYMVTLLSAINAIILGKEELRTRTQIRNEFIGLQLLDVLDKLR; encoded by the exons ATGTCAATCAAAAAGGAAGGTGCCCACAAGAAGTGGGCTGCCCTGAAGGAAAAACTTGGACCCCAGGAGACCGACCAGTCAGAGGCCAACCTGGAAAATGCAGAGCCGGAGCTATGCATCCGTCTCCTGCAAATGCCATCGGTAGTGAACTACTCTGGGCTGAAGAAGCGGCTGGAGAACAGCGATGATGCATGGATGGTCCAATTCCTGGAGCTGTGTGGGCTGGACCTCCTCCTGGAGGCCCTGGACAGGTTGTCTGGGCGAGGAGTGGCCAGGATTTCTGACGCCTTGCTTCAGCTCACCTGCATTAACTGTGTGCGAGCCGTCATGAACTCCCACAAAGGCATTGAATACATTGTGAGCAACGAGGGCTACGTCAGAAAACTCTTCCAAG cactTGACACAACTAATGTCATGGTCAAAAAGCAAGTCTTTGAGCTCCTGGCTGCACTGTGCATTTACTCATCAGATGGCCACGCTTTGGCTTTGGATGCTCTGGACCATTACAAG AGTGTGAAGAACCAGCAGTATCGATTCAGCGTCATAATGAATGAGCTCTCCAATACAGATAATGTGCCATACATGGTGACACTGCTGAGTGCTATCAATGCCATCATACTGGGGAAAGAAGAGCTAAGAACAAGGACACAGATCAGGAATGAGTTCATAG GGCTTCAGCTGTTGGATGTTTTAGACAAGCTAAGGTAA